The genomic stretch CACCGGAACTATCATTCGTTCAGAGCTGCGACGAATTCTTTCGTGGCTGCCTTGGTAATCCACTTGAGCACATCACCGTTCTTAATCGGACCATGGTGCTGCGTCGTAAATCGCAGTAACCGGGCGCAGTATTCAATAGCGAACGGATGATTGGACTTGGTGACTTCCCGGAACCTGTCGCAGTCGTCGGTTCCTGCGACCTCAATGGTTAGACTTCGAAGTGATACGTCGAAATTCATTGAGTTACCTGAGACCTGGAAGGCGCCAGCCTCCATGGTGCAAGGCTTGTTCGAATCGGGATTTTTTGTGTCCACGCCTTCATTCCAATTCCACGAGCTCTCAAAGCCAGCCAGTACACGCAGGACTTCGAGCATCACGGCCTTTCGATAGGTCAAGTCGCCCGGCGGGTAGGGGCCGAGCTCGCCGACGACATAAGAGTAGATTTCGTGGGTTGGTCGGGGCTGGAATATTTCATTGGGTGCTGACTTACCCCAACTGACGAGCTCGTCCAGAAAGTCTGTCGGCGCCACCCCTCGGTTGTACACCGGGACCTTGCATGCTAAGAACGGAGACATGGCATATCCCCTTACGTAACAGAAATGCTGTTCGAGAGCGCATTGGAAGCGCAGTCACCTCCCGGAAACGAAGGCGTAGCTTAATATCTTTACCGTAAGACCAGTACGGCTGCGTCGATATGCAGCAAGCTAATGCTAGGTACTACCGGGAAAGATTACAAATAGAAATCGGAGAAGATAACTTGGATTGCCTGCGAGGCGCTTACGGTGGTGGCTCGTCAGTATCAAGATTCGCTCGGTTCAGCGCCGCTCGTTTCCGCTGCTGTTGATACGGAAAAGCCCTAGTCGACAGCAAACGAGCAGCGAAACGAGGTGGTCTACGACGCACGTCAATATTTCTTGTTTGTCCGAAAATGCGTGCTAATGTACAAGCACGACCGCATCATAGGCATTGCGATTGCCGAGAGCGACGCAACTGGACACATTGGCCGCTCTATCGGATGCCTGCTGTTTGTTGACTCATGTATTTGGCTAGCTGTCCCCAGTCCGCCGCATCAGAATTGCTCCTATTTGTTCTATCCAGCGTCCGTTTCGCCCGCTAGCGTGCATAAGACGCGCGTGACAAGAACCTAACCTGTTGTTGTACCGCAGTGAATTCTGTTACGCGACCTCGCGCAGAACGACGCGGTAGCTTCTCGTGTGATCGGCGGTTTCTACGAATCGCACGACGCGAAGTACCGGTTGGACTCTAGTAGTTTGAGAAGCCTGTTTTTAGCTTCAAGCCGCGTTTGCCTTGGGCCGATTGAGGATGGGAACAGGTTTGCTTATCGCGAGACCTTTTAAGTGAACTGTTAGGTCTAGTCCGCTTGCCCCGGCGACGTGCAACTTAGTTAGTTTGTGGTTCGAATTCTGCCAGAGCTCTGGCAGAAACGCTGATTGTGACCTGGAGAAGTTTCGTGGTGCCAGACGTACAGCGAAGTAATGCCCAAGAATAGCGCAAAGCGATGAGGGGAGCCCTATGAAAATGCGCGCATGGTGCGTCGTACTGTCCTGTGGATTGTTATCTGGCTGTGCATCACAGGCTTTTTGGGGCTACACGGATACCGGTTGCGCATCGCCACAGTCGAACGACGCCAAATACCGGCTGCGAACGGATAACGCGACGGAGCAGATGAAGGGTATCTTTGCCACTGCTTCGGTCAGGAGCATGGATGACAAGACGCTGGCGTCGACCGTATTGACATATATCAACAGCTCCGATTCGCAGTCGTCACTTGGCGCTGATTACGGAAAGGGGGCCGCCCCTGTTTCTCTTGATGACATTCAGATAGGTCGCAGTCTGATGTCGGGATCCACATCGGGCGAGGTTACGACAGGGTTCATCAGTTCTAGCCCAGACACTGCGGTTCGTGTCATGGCAGCTTTGCGCAACGCATTCGGAGCTAGCGCTGCCGATTGCGCGAGTATGGAGCTCACTCCCCTAGCAACCGCCAAAGCGCGAGCGGATGATGCGAGCGCATTTGTGATTGAGATCGGACAACGGCAGGTTGGCTTCCAGGAAGCGGTCAAATCCAACGGAGAGCAGCAGATTGATTTGGGAAAATTTTCGGTATCTGACAAGAAGCTAGTCCGGGAAGCTATGCGATTGCATTCAACCGGAGCTTTCTGCGCCATGGCACAGGACAGGGCGGGAAAGATGGCCAGATTTCTGGTCAAGGGTGACAAAGGCAGTGCCGACAGCGAAAAGCCGATATTCAATGCCGCCAGGTTCCTTATCGCGTATGAGACCGCGTACTTTCGGAACGGACACGTTGTCGCTGTGTCAGTTGACACTCAGGCGGCGGCCACAAAGATAGTAAGTGAACTGCCAAAGGATATTCAAACGGAGCTAGGCGCCGGCAAAGCGACCCTGACGACCTCCATCGCTTCGAAATTGCAGGAAATCTGCCAAACGAAGCCAGCGGATGCAAAATCCGCGTGCCTTGTGACAGGCTCTTTGGGGGCTACAAGCTTTGTTTCCAGGTCCGGTCAATCCGTCCAGTTCTCAGGTGTGACAGTTTCGGTAGGTGAGAAAGGCGAGTTGAAACCAAACTTCGAATATCCGAAAGTAGCGACATTCGCCCCGCAGATTGTGAAGGTCTTTGTTGAAGCGGTCTTTGACGGAGCGGGGCCGACTGTGCCTGCTGTCGCGACGTCTACGGCCTGCACGCAGCACCTCTATTCTGGCTCCGATTGTCTTGCTGGCGACTCCGCACATGCGCTGCCCGACAGCGGGAAGCCACCAACGACCATGGCTATTGTTGACCGTATCGATACCGACGCTGCGTCAGCGGATGCATTCGCTACATCTATGACGGGCCTAGCCATCAGAGGCGCAAATATCGCTGCATTGAACAACGAGGCAGTCGCTGACTCGATTGCGGCTTTCGCCGGCGTAACCATGCGCAAAACCGTTGAAAAAATTGAGTGGATTCGTGCAAATTCCCCAGAGTCCGGCGGAGTGTGCTCGAGCAGGAGCCTGCTCGCGACAGACACGCACGATTAGCTAGCTTGTATGGTCGGAGCCGCTAATTGGTCATGTGGCGGATCCCGGGCGACAGAATGGCGTCCTCGTTGTCGTCCGAACGGTTCGAGAGGGCACGCGTATGCTAGCTCGTAGATATCTGCAAATTACTTTTGTTGCCCTGCTTGGCAATGCGGTATTTGTAATGCCTGCCTTTGGGCAGACGGACATTGCCGTCCGCGACAAATCTTCGGTTCTTCGCATAACCTGCTCATGGGACCAAGGCGAGAAGGTAAGTATGGGAACGGGAATCGTTGTGAGCGACTCGGGCCTCGTACTCACCGCTGCGCATGTGATTCCCGATATCCCGGCCAGCGATCCTCTGCTTTGCTATGGGTATCCCGGAGGCTTTAACGATTCGGCATTCAAGCTCATCCGTACGTCGAACGTTGATCGAAGTGCAACCGTCGACATCGGATACCTGCAGGCCGAAAATCCGGTCGGCTTAAAGAAGCTAGGCCTGGATTCGAGCTCTCCGGTAGAGACCCAAACCGACATCATCATTGCTGGTAGCAGGCGGGACTCCCAGGTCGCTTACTACCACGGAGTCGTGGCAACAGCGCCGCAGTTGAATAAAGTCGTCGATACGGATATCGACATCTGGCCGGGATTTAGCGGCGGCCCCGTCTATCTTAAAACGACGAGACAAGTAGTCGGCTTTGTGCACTCGGGCGTTCCCAACTCGGAATTCAAGGAGAAGAACGGGCTGTCCGGTGAGGAGATGGGGCACGCACGAGTTATCTTGTTCAGTTCTGTGGCTGTCAAGCTAAAGAGTGTCATTGCTGCGAGTGAAAAGTTTCATGCCTCTCCGTCTGAGACCAATCTTCGTCTGACACTGCTATCCATGACGTGGGGGGCGGCGGCACCGTCGTCAAACTCGCCGCAAGCGTTGGACTTCAGTGATGTTACGGATCCGGCCGCAAAAGCGTTGATCTCGCAAGATGTGCGGTTTGATGTTGACGTCAAGGCGGGTGCTTCAAAGGTAAACAATAAAGTGGGGGTCTTGTACAAAACATGGTTCGACACTTCGAAGACGTCGTCGGAGGGGGAACATAAGTACGTGGGGGTTGAAGGTCCGAAGTCGCCTGACTTGTACTACTACGTGACAACCCAGGATAGTCCCAAGAAGACAAAAACGGGCAAGGGATTCGACTGGTATTCGCAAACTGCCGCGCCGGTCTGGGGTGAGAACTTTGACTGGAATTCGGTCATTGCAGGGGCGACCGCGCTTGCAGCTCCCGCGCCCAGCGTGAGTTGGGCCAAGCCCGCCTCGCTTCCCCGTCATCTCAGCCAGGTGGAGGTTGGATATTCGATTACGTTGGGGCACGTCGGCAACACTCCGTTGCCCGTGAAAGTCTTTGCTGCAGAGCCCGGATACAAAATAACGGACTTTCACATTGTTTCTAGCGCGGCAAACGGGATAGTGGCGAATGTACCCGTACTTAGCGAAGATGCAAAAGTTGTAACCCAGACATACAAAGCCTCCTCGCCTGCAACCAATGGAGGTCCTGCCGCATTCTTTGGGACACTTATCACGATTCAAAAACCAATCGAGTAAAGGGAAGACCTGTGAACCGACGCAATTTTTTTGGGCAGTCTGCTGCAGTCTCTATTTCGCTTGCGATGACGCCACTAGCGTTTGGAGTGGAGCAGGCCGATCCAGTTTTTTCTGGCGATATCGACTACAGCGATACAGGGGACTCCTTACCTCATGACATCCCTTTTGGTACAAATCCGGCGCTGGATGAGGAGGAGAAGCTTGCTCGTCAGATTCTTGATGCAGCGCCCACAACGGGTTCACTTCAGGATATCGAATATTATTTCATGAATCTCACCGTGCGGAACAAAGACGGTGAGCTCTACAATTCGCAGTGGAAGAATCGATGGAATCCCGTCATCGTTCAGTTCTTCCGGTCGACCGCTAGCACAGCACATAACGACCTCGTCCCGTGGTGCGCAGCGTTTCAGAACTGGTGTCTCGATAGATTGGGCTTTAAGGGTACAAATAGCGCATCATCAGGATCATTCCGAACATATGGGCTGCAGGTAACAGATCCGAAACCGGGTGACTTCGTTGTCTTTCGCGACAAGGATCCTGACGCCGCTAGGCAGGGGCACGGTCACATCGCGCTGTTTCTATATCGAGATGGTGACCGAGTGTTTGTGCTCGGTGGGAATCAGCATGCCGGCAAGCACTTCACCTCCGTGAATGTATCTCACTTTCCCCTTGTTGGTTATATGCCGATAGACGGCTATCGCCGCCCAGTGAAGAAGTGAACTCGTCGCCTGGACCCCTGGGCCAAGTTGAGATCAGTCTGCGAGGCAAACCGTGTCCACAAGGCTCTGCAGTTGACAGGTACTGGATGTCGCCATGAACAGATTTCTTGCGACGTCAGGACTTGCCGACTTGGTGAAGCTTTCCCGGAGCCGATTTTGGGTTGGGTGGAGCGAAAATGGGGACCTGCTACCGGAGCGGATTAATCACACTTTTCGCCCAATGCGGCGAGCTTGTCACAAAGAGCCCCTCCCCACCGCGCGAGGTCGAAGTTGCGTGGGTCATCGTGACCGTCGGGGATGCCGCGATCAATGGCAACGTGATATGCGGGAACCAGCCACCGTTTTGCACGTACACTAGCGTCGATGTATGCCAACGCGAGGCGATCATATTGCGCGTCGGTGAACCCGGGCGTCTGGGCAATCCGGTCATTTCGACAATTGCCCTTTGCGTTCAGTGGCCCCTCGCTAGGACGCAAGTCAACCGTCCGTAATTGAACGTTCTCCACATGCAGGAAGATGCCACGAGTGCGGTCGCCAACAAAACTCTCTAGTTTGGTCGCTCTCCATGGTGTCGAAAAGTCACGTCCTTGCGGCTGGATAGACTTGCCGTCACGGGTGATGAATAGATGAGCGTCCCCGCTGTCTTCCCACCGTTCCTTGCGATTCCAGGTGGCGGAAGAGGAGTCGGATTCAGAAAATTGTTGAGTACGTGTGCATACGTTGATGCTTGTGTCGTGAATGACGAAGTATCGCGCTTCGGGGTGATCGTTCGCTGACGAATGGGAGACAGGCTTGTCGAGCTGGCCGCCGACTTCGTCTTCGCCTATTCCCTTGCCGTGTAAATAAGAACGAAATCGCTCGGTGTTTAGCGTAAATTTCCGAGTCATCAGCGACTCGAAGGGAGGCGGCAGCGAGGATCCTCTGCGCGGCGCTTGCCGGTCGTTACCCGCAGGCTGTAAAAGGCATTTCGCCTGTTCGAGTCGCGTGCCCGAGAATTCAAGAGTCGCGGAGTCGAATGCACAGTCCGTAGTAGCTGCTCCGGCTGTGGACACGGCGACAGTCGCTAGAATCGGTGGAACTAAACACCGAATCATTCTAAACGGATTCAGACCTCTGCCGGCGTACGGTTGTCCAAAGCTAGGCATCTGAGCTCCTCACCTGGTTGTTGTAAGTTTCTCAAATATGTATGACCAAAAACTCGTCGTTGCGATTTTTTAAGCGATCTCTATTTGCGATGAAACACATTTCGACTTGCGAGCACTGGCTTGGGCCATGGTGATTTGACGCCGACCAGTGGATGTTTGATAACGAAATATCCGAACGTCGGGGCCCACCAGTCCGATTTTCAATCTACTGACCTGCTGGAAGCCGAGGACACAATCCAAATGAGAACGAGATCGATCAGACGGCTACAATGAGAGGAGGATGCGACCGAGTTCAATGCGCCCCCTTGTTCAATTCGGATATCCACCGCACATCGTTGGCGGCGGCGAGGTGGGGCAGACCTTTTGGAGGCAAAGCGCGACATATAGACGTGGAAGCCGTGTAGTCGAAGAGGGAATGAGGCGCCGCCAGGTTTTGCAGAGTGTCGATGGGCTAACCTCCTTTAAGCGGATGGCTATCGAGATACTTTCTCAACTCGACTGATATGTTCTCTTTTTTCAGAGCAGCGATGAAAGTACTCCTTGCGTCAAGCTGATTCGCAAGGGTCGAAACCTCTGGCTGGTCATCGGTGTACTTCGCCAATTCGGGCGATTGTAACGATACCTGTAAGGCCTCAAGTTCACGCATCTGGTCAATTGCAGACAAACTCGAGTGCTCATTCAACCCAAACAAAATTCTCCAAAACGGAAAACTCACCTGCGCCGGCTCTTCTACTTTGAATGGTCCCTTAGCGGAGTGCTTCATTGCGACGTCGGCCCTGAGAAGTCCATTGCCGAAGTAGGTGCGACTCGTTTTCGCACCGGCCTTTGCGACGTCAGCAGATTCAAAAATTGCCTTCATGCTTGCCTCTACTCTTGTCGGACCCGGAGCTATATGTTCTTGAACAGCGTGGGACTGAAGCCAAAGTGCGAATGCCGCAGCGACTTGAGGAGTCGCTGCTGACGTACCAGCTCCGTCAAGGTCATATTCATGCTCTGTCCCCCACTTGGCCCACGGAATATTAGGCGTATAAGCTGCAACAGCTTTCTGCATCACTGAGGCTGGTCCGTAATTTCCTTCCATGGAACCATCGGCTCCCGGCGGACTTAAGTAGGGCGTGTAATCAGCCATTGCACCTGAAACGGTGACCACCCTAGAAAAACGGCTCGGATAGACAGTAAAGTGAGTCGGAAAGTTGGAAAAATTGTTGCCGGCTGCGGCAACGATTACGATCCCTTTCGAGTAGGCCTTATTTACTGCGGATGCCCATTTGCGCGAGGGTAGTCCGCCCATACTGATTGATACGACGTCGCAAAATTGCTCCGTTCCGGCACCTGGTAGAGTTGCCGCATAGTCTATGCCCTGCGCCATCTCCTTCGTCCAAAAGTGCACGACCGAGTCAGAGATTCTGACGGGAACAATGAGCGCGTCTGGAGCCCCACCAAGGTCCCCTTGAAAATGATCGGAATTCTCAGAGGCAAGCACCTTTCCACCCGCAAGAATGCCAATCGTTCCAGTGCCATGCATAGGATTTTTGATCAACGCGGTGGAGGTGCCAGGATCGGTAGCGTTGTCGATTCCGACCTTGTCCCCGTCAAAGAAATTACGCTGAAGCTTGGTTTGCAATTGACGCGGCGTGCTGCTGTGTTGTGGCCAAATCCCGGTGTCCAGAATTGTTATCCTTGGAATGCACCCCCCCTTCTTTATTTGAGTCCTGGCGGTAGCAAGCCCTGAGTAAGCGTCTTCCAGGTGCCACGCGAACCGGTTGCCATTTGGCCACGGAGGCGGCAACGGACCTACTGCCTGCACGGAGGTTGGTGCCTTACTCTCGACATTTGGCTCAATATAAACGTCATTCGCTCCGGATGATGTTGACGCAATTCCCGGTCCCCGCGCAGTCTCGGCGGCCGTATATGCATCATCCCAAGGATTGGTGTCCGCAGTGGGAGGCAATTTCGGTACGGCGATGAGCCATCTCCCTTGCTCGCCGTTGCTTAAGATCTCGGCTTCCGACGCTGGCGACAGGGGTTTTATGTCGTATGTACTCGCTAATGAATCAAGTCCCTGAGCGCTGGCGATCGCAGGACCCTTTTGTTTCACGAAAATGAGCAATTCATGCCGCCGGATGGAGTCGGTGTCAGCATTTTGGGCCCAACCAGATACTGGAGAGAAGCTGATAGTGACGAGCAGCACCACGGTACGCTTGTTCATCCGATGTCTCCATTTAGTAACAATGGACTGCATAAAGCGGAACCCAGATTGAAAATAGCAACTGTGGACGCCGCATTAATATGCATGCGCCTATGTAAAAGAAGCAGCGGAAATCGGGATGGCATGGCGAATATCTGTCGATACTCGCATTGGACGACTAAATAAGGTCAAAAACGCACGAGGCGTAACGTGTCTTCCTTCAAAGCATGACTCATTCATTTCACTGTCGTCAATCGGATTTTGTGAAATTGCGAGCTACATGATACGGTTCCAGGGAAATCGATAGTAGGGTCTATGCCGCTTATCGTGGGTTCCGATGCCGAGTGATCTCAGCAGAAAGACGGAGGAGGTCAGATGTGATTCCAGTGGTCCGGTCAGAATTGAGAGGCACTATCGAACACCGGTCCCTGCACGTGTATGGCGTGAGCTTTACTTTCATGAACCATTGGAGAGAGGCGCGCCGACGATCAGCTGTCGGGGTGACTGCGCGGCTTGCGGCGTTAATGACGATCAACGAATCATGACGGCGGCAGGCTTCGTGCTAGAAATACGTAAATATAGTCAGCTAGCGAGAACGTCAGAAGATTGTCGTTGGATGGGACCTTCCCGCGTGTTGCGACGGTTGTTTGAGAGCATCCTGCGCTGATTAATCTGCTCAGAAATTCGCTTAAAGTGAGCCGATTCTAAATGTCTGAGCCGAGTTGCTTCAAGGTATTGGCAGTCGAGTGGATGAAGGCCATGTCGATGAGAGTTGTTGAAGGGGCCGGCTAGTACCGGCGAAACGCTACGACGATGGGCGAGTTCGGACCATCCTTGACCCAGTCCCTGACCGGTGCTTCAATCGTTTTGCTCGCAACAAACAGATGTCGCCTACTGGTTCGCGAGGCCGGATGTTGAAAGCAGGCGGCGGTCTAACGGGTCGTTCAGCTAATAGGTATGGGGATGCCAATCGATTTGCCAGTTTGGGTGAAGGCCGGGGTCGGCTGGGCGTGGCCAAAAGTAAAGCAATGGGGTGTCGACTGGTTCACCCGGGCTGGCGTGAGCCGGAAGTCGATGGATGGTGGAGATCTTGCCGGCGAGGGCAGTCTTCCGTACCTCGTCAAGATGGAGTTGGAAAGACTCGCATCAGACCCCTTGGCTTTACCGCAGATTCGGTCGGAAGCGTTTAGAAGCTGGATTACCTCGCTCGCCAATCTCGACCTGTTTGTCTCCGTTCTTGTCGCGAAAGCCGGCGGCAGGGATGATGTGGCGGCAAACGCCTACGCTTCGCTCGCAGATAAATTTCAGGAGGCGGTGGGCGAGACTTCAAAGCTCGCCACAGGCTGGATTAACGTCACTATTTCCTACATACACGGGCAGCTGAACGCTACCGATGCAGGGCGAAGCGCGCTGCAAATTGCTTTGGGTTACCGGAATACGGCCCAACTGGATCGCATCGAAAGCCTGGTGATGCCGCCGTCTGCAGAGGACGTGATTGCCAAAGCGAGGAAGGTTGCCACGGGGTTGCTAGTAGCTGGCCGCCGAAGTTGGAAGATGCCTCGGTCCGTTGCACCGTTGACACTAGAGGAGCACAAGTCGAATGCGGGCGGTGAATCCCAACGGATCACGATTGCTGAGCTGGCTTCGGCCATCGATGACGGCAGAAATCTAATTCTGTTCGGTTCGGGTGGAATCGGAAAGACGACCTACCTGCTCGAGCTATGTGGGCTATGTTTGACTGCCGGGGGCCGGATACCGTTGTTCATTGATGCTGCCGTCTGGGCACGTAGCAACGCATCCGTTCTGGATTATATAGTCGGTTCGCCCGCAGCGCAGGTCAATCAGGCAACGGCAGCGGAGCTTGCAGATCGACGAATTGAGCACGGCGACCTCGAATGTGTCACAACGGCGACAACACGCCATATGTTCGGTCGCCGCGCTTCCGTCTTTGCGGCGCGAACCCTTGCACGTTAGAGTTCTTTTTTGGACGATTGATTGTTGGAGGGATTCAAACTACGCTGAGGCGGACGACTAGCGCGGAGAGCCGCCATGTTTTCTTCGCAATATGCTGCGAGGTTCAGATTACTGGCGTGCTATCTATGTTTGGCCGGGATGATTATGCCTCGAGTACGGGCGGAAGGTAGTCCCCCCAAAGAACCCGCTTCCGCGCCGCATGCCGATTTGCTGACCTTTCTCCTGGAAAAGGCGAGCGCGATGGTCGGAGCTCACCCAACTCGCTACAGCAATCACATTTCACGCGGCTTGGCGTTGCATGAAACAGTCGTTCGAATAACGGACGAAAAGATAGATTTAAGTTCCGTGTTGGGTAATGTATCGGACCCGACTTATTACCTCCGATGGCAACCGTTGGCGATATCCGACCGGAGCGCCGAAGGTGATCCCGTCGGACCGATTCCTTACGCAAGGACTCCATCAACACCTGCCTGGGGCTCATCCGACGGACTCAGGCCGGGACTATACGAAGTATCGTTGGTACGACGAGACGATGATACGTATCGGCTAGCCGGCGCTGCCACCGCTTGGGTACTTATCTGTGACGCGAGGACGTTCAAGGCGGACAGTGCGGCCTTTCGCGATGCGCAGCGTAAATTGGAAGCGCGGACGTCTATCGATCCGACGGAGGAGAAAACGCTCCTGCGCGCTATGCTCGATCTGTTGGCGAAGCAGGGTAATAAGTAAAACCTAACCTACCACTGACCGGTGTCGTTGCGATGCGCTACCACTTCAAGCGATTGGCTACGCAATTGAAGCCCAGGAGGGGATGGCGCGGGATGGCTGCCAATCTGGTGGTCTGCTATGCCTTCGTTGTGTTACTGGGTCAGCACAATGTCTGGGAGGTCAGAGACTTTGTGTTCGATCTCCAGGCGCAACTTTTCCATGCCTTGCCCGTAGGGTCGAGGCAAGTGACCATCGTGAGTATCGAGCAGGACGACTATAAGCAGATTTTTCACGATCAGAGTCCCCTCAATGATCAAAAATTACGGAAACTCATTGAGAAGATTCTCGAGGGAAATCCGGCTGCGCTCGGGGTGGACATCCAGACCGCCGATCCGCAGTTTCAGTCGTTGGATAATTTACCCGACCTGAATAAGGTTGTATGGGCACGGGCATCAATCTCGAAGTCCGAAGACCGCATTGACCCGGGCGACGTCCTTGGCGATAGCCCGGCAACACTGATTTCCGGCGTCGCCGTGTTTCCTGACGATTCGGAGG from Paraburkholderia phytofirmans OLGA172 encodes the following:
- a CDS encoding TIGR02594 family protein; this encodes MNRRNFFGQSAAVSISLAMTPLAFGVEQADPVFSGDIDYSDTGDSLPHDIPFGTNPALDEEEKLARQILDAAPTTGSLQDIEYYFMNLTVRNKDGELYNSQWKNRWNPVIVQFFRSTASTAHNDLVPWCAAFQNWCLDRLGFKGTNSASSGSFRTYGLQVTDPKPGDFVVFRDKDPDAARQGHGHIALFLYRDGDRVFVLGGNQHAGKHFTSVNVSHFPLVGYMPIDGYRRPVKK
- a CDS encoding S8/S53 family peptidase is translated as MNKRTVVLLVTISFSPVSGWAQNADTDSIRRHELLIFVKQKGPAIASAQGLDSLASTYDIKPLSPASEAEILSNGEQGRWLIAVPKLPPTADTNPWDDAYTAAETARGPGIASTSSGANDVYIEPNVESKAPTSVQAVGPLPPPWPNGNRFAWHLEDAYSGLATARTQIKKGGCIPRITILDTGIWPQHSSTPRQLQTKLQRNFFDGDKVGIDNATDPGTSTALIKNPMHGTGTIGILAGGKVLASENSDHFQGDLGGAPDALIVPVRISDSVVHFWTKEMAQGIDYAATLPGAGTEQFCDVVSISMGGLPSRKWASAVNKAYSKGIVIVAAAGNNFSNFPTHFTVYPSRFSRVVTVSGAMADYTPYLSPPGADGSMEGNYGPASVMQKAVAAYTPNIPWAKWGTEHEYDLDGAGTSAATPQVAAAFALWLQSHAVQEHIAPGPTRVEASMKAIFESADVAKAGAKTSRTYFGNGLLRADVAMKHSAKGPFKVEEPAQVSFPFWRILFGLNEHSSLSAIDQMRELEALQVSLQSPELAKYTDDQPEVSTLANQLDARSTFIAALKKENISVELRKYLDSHPLKGG
- a CDS encoding N-acetylmuramoyl-L-alanine amidase, translating into MTRKFTLNTERFRSYLHGKGIGEDEVGGQLDKPVSHSSANDHPEARYFVIHDTSINVCTRTQQFSESDSSSATWNRKERWEDSGDAHLFITRDGKSIQPQGRDFSTPWRATKLESFVGDRTRGIFLHVENVQLRTVDLRPSEGPLNAKGNCRNDRIAQTPGFTDAQYDRLALAYIDASVRAKRWLVPAYHVAIDRGIPDGHDDPRNFDLARWGGALCDKLAALGEKCD
- a CDS encoding S1 family peptidase, whose amino-acid sequence is MLARRYLQITFVALLGNAVFVMPAFGQTDIAVRDKSSVLRITCSWDQGEKVSMGTGIVVSDSGLVLTAAHVIPDIPASDPLLCYGYPGGFNDSAFKLIRTSNVDRSATVDIGYLQAENPVGLKKLGLDSSSPVETQTDIIIAGSRRDSQVAYYHGVVATAPQLNKVVDTDIDIWPGFSGGPVYLKTTRQVVGFVHSGVPNSEFKEKNGLSGEEMGHARVILFSSVAVKLKSVIAASEKFHASPSETNLRLTLLSMTWGAAAPSSNSPQALDFSDVTDPAAKALISQDVRFDVDVKAGASKVNNKVGVLYKTWFDTSKTSSEGEHKYVGVEGPKSPDLYYYVTTQDSPKKTKTGKGFDWYSQTAAPVWGENFDWNSVIAGATALAAPAPSVSWAKPASLPRHLSQVEVGYSITLGHVGNTPLPVKVFAAEPGYKITDFHIVSSAANGIVANVPVLSEDAKVVTQTYKASSPATNGGPAAFFGTLITIQKPIE